A region from the Wansuia hejianensis genome encodes:
- a CDS encoding BMC domain-containing protein — translation MAQAVGILEVFGLTAAFVAADAGCKAANVTLEVFDKNKPAHADELPVPLLVTIKYRGSVADVTAAVEAGIEAANTISGVVTYYVIPNPDDPGVEKMLKISALDKF, via the coding sequence ATGGCACAAGCCGTAGGAATTCTGGAGGTTTTCGGCCTGACAGCAGCTTTTGTAGCCGCAGACGCGGGCTGTAAAGCGGCAAATGTTACGCTGGAAGTCTTCGATAAAAACAAACCTGCACATGCAGATGAGCTGCCGGTACCGCTGCTGGTTACCATCAAATACCGCGGAAGCGTGGCAGACGTTACGGCTGCGGTCGAAGCCGGTATCGAAGCGGCAAATACAATCAGCGGCGTGGTAACCTATTATGTGATTCCGAACCCGGATGATCCCGGTGTGGAAAAAATGCTGAAGATCAGCGCACTGGATAAATTTTAG
- a CDS encoding EutN/CcmL family microcompartment protein, protein MIAGKVVGSLVSTRKSEKLIGNKFMIVEPLRHMQADTRQIIAIDNIGAGIGEYVIVAQGSAARIGCDMEEAPVDAAIVGIIDDGGILEKDDAGME, encoded by the coding sequence ATGATAGCAGGAAAGGTTGTAGGAAGCCTGGTTTCTACGAGAAAAAGCGAGAAGTTAATCGGTAACAAGTTTATGATTGTAGAGCCCTTGCGTCATATGCAGGCGGATACACGCCAGATTATTGCCATTGATAATATCGGCGCAGGCATCGGAGAATATGTGATTGTCGCCCAGGGCAGCGCTGCCCGGATCGGCTGTGACATGGAGGAGGCGCCGGTGGATGCGGCTATCGTCGGAATTATAGATGACGGCGGCATTCTGGAAAAAGATGATGCGGGAATGGAGTAA
- a CDS encoding BMC domain-containing protein has product MTQEALGMVETRGLVAAIEAADAMCKAANVVLIGTEKIGSGLVTVMVRGDVGAVKSSVEAGANNASRLGELVATHVIPRPHSDVEMILPKLK; this is encoded by the coding sequence ATGACACAGGAAGCATTAGGAATGGTAGAAACCAGAGGTTTAGTAGCAGCGATTGAAGCGGCAGATGCTATGTGCAAGGCTGCCAATGTAGTGCTGATCGGCACCGAGAAGATCGGTTCCGGACTGGTAACAGTTATGGTACGCGGCGATGTGGGCGCGGTTAAATCTTCCGTTGAAGCAGGCGCCAACAACGCATCCAGACTGGGTGAGCTGGTAGCAACTCATGTAATTCCGAGACCGCACTCTGATGTAGAAATGATTCTTCCGAAGCTGAAATAA
- a CDS encoding BMC domain-containing protein, with product MSKAIGMIEFKTVATGITAADTMVKTSEVEIVEAQTVCPGKYIAIISGDLSAVKAAVEAASTKYEHQLIDNFVLGNPHESIFPAIYGSTQVEAVSALGILETYDAAAIIEAADIAAKTAIVDLIELRIAKGMCGKSYMLLTGEVSAVEAAIEKAKNLTGRKGMFLDSSVIAHPDDKMIRAIL from the coding sequence ATGAGTAAAGCAATCGGAATGATTGAATTTAAAACTGTGGCGACTGGCATTACAGCAGCGGACACCATGGTAAAAACTTCGGAAGTTGAAATAGTAGAGGCACAGACAGTCTGTCCTGGAAAATATATTGCCATAATATCAGGAGACCTGAGCGCGGTAAAGGCGGCGGTCGAGGCTGCCAGCACAAAATACGAGCATCAGTTGATCGATAATTTTGTACTGGGCAATCCCCATGAGTCCATTTTTCCGGCAATCTACGGTTCGACCCAGGTAGAGGCTGTGAGTGCGCTGGGTATTCTGGAGACGTATGATGCCGCAGCTATTATCGAGGCGGCAGATATCGCCGCCAAAACTGCGATTGTAGATCTGATAGAGCTGCGTATCGCAAAGGGCATGTGCGGCAAATCCTATATGCTGTTAACCGGAGAGGTTTCTGCTGTGGAAGCTGCCATTGAGAAGGCGAAGAATCTGACAGGACGGAAAGGAATGTTCCTGGATTCTTCCGTAATTGCCCATCCGGACGATAAAATGATACGCGCAATTTTGTAA
- a CDS encoding BMC domain-containing protein, producing MAQEALGMVETRGLTAAIEAADAMTKAAEVSLIGTEKIGSGLVTVMVRGDVGAVKAAVESGSAAASRLGELVATHVIPRPHNDVEKILPHNLD from the coding sequence ATGGCACAGGAAGCATTAGGAATGGTAGAAACAAGAGGTCTGACTGCAGCAATCGAGGCGGCAGATGCTATGACCAAGGCAGCAGAGGTATCTCTGATCGGCACTGAGAAGATCGGTTCCGGACTGGTAACTGTAATGGTACGCGGCGATGTAGGTGCAGTGAAAGCGGCAGTAGAGAGCGGAAGCGCTGCAGCCTCCAGACTGGGCGAGCTGGTAGCGACTCATGTAATCCCGAGACCTCACAATGATGTTGAGAAGATTCTGCCCCACAATTTAGATTAA
- a CDS encoding BMC domain-containing protein gives MGNAYGFVEITGVVAAMDAVDIMGKAADVHLASWERKLGGRLVTLIIEGDVSSVKTAVDAAVARAIKKPVCHAVIANPHEEIVKMVQLSASRWRTVGDYAWRK, from the coding sequence ATGGGAAACGCGTATGGCTTTGTTGAAATTACAGGTGTAGTAGCTGCAATGGATGCCGTGGATATCATGGGAAAAGCAGCAGACGTCCATCTGGCGTCCTGGGAGAGGAAGCTGGGCGGGAGACTTGTGACCCTGATTATTGAGGGGGATGTATCTTCCGTAAAGACGGCTGTGGATGCGGCAGTGGCCAGGGCAATTAAAAAACCTGTATGTCATGCGGTCATTGCAAATCCTCATGAGGAAATAGTTAAAATGGTTCAATTAAGCGCGAGCAGATGGAGAACAGTGGGGGATTACGCATGGCGGAAATAA
- a CDS encoding 4Fe-4S dicluster domain-containing protein — MDIKELQKIVQESGVVGAGGAGFPTYVKIDERANTILLNCAECEPLLKLHRQLMEKHAYEIMKTFHMVAETVGAKEAIIGIKRSYTKAVKALEQYIGEFPEMRIALLQEVYPMGDEVVLIYEATGRVVRPGGLPIEEGVAVFNVETMYNIYNAVENQKPVTSKLVSVVAEVEKPVTVRVPLGCTIEDVVNLAGGTTVKDPVYFVGGPMMGFIGSGSQQITKTTNAVLVLPKDHNIVMKKQRKASIDLKRAASICCQCETCTDLCPRHALGHPITPHLFMRSASNKDFQDLNPFLHTMFCSSCGVCEMYACPQDLAPRSLMADYKGGLRKNGIKPPQAEAKPVEAAREYRKVPEERLMARLGLTKYDKDAPLDDQVVKMKAVKVLLSQHIGAPAVPVVKAGDTVAEGQLIAQPAKGLSVGIHASISGRVNEVTDKYIGIVCK, encoded by the coding sequence ATGGATATCAAAGAGTTGCAGAAAATTGTGCAGGAGAGTGGTGTAGTCGGTGCCGGCGGCGCCGGATTCCCGACTTATGTAAAAATTGACGAGCGTGCCAACACTATTCTGTTAAACTGTGCGGAGTGTGAACCTCTGTTGAAGCTTCACAGGCAGCTGATGGAGAAGCATGCCTATGAGATCATGAAAACCTTTCATATGGTCGCGGAGACCGTAGGTGCAAAGGAAGCGATTATTGGAATTAAACGCTCATATACGAAAGCAGTCAAAGCTCTGGAGCAGTACATCGGGGAATTTCCCGAGATGCGTATAGCACTGCTGCAGGAAGTATATCCGATGGGCGATGAAGTGGTATTGATCTACGAGGCAACCGGAAGGGTTGTGAGACCGGGAGGGCTTCCCATAGAGGAGGGTGTCGCGGTATTCAATGTAGAGACCATGTATAATATATACAATGCTGTAGAGAATCAGAAGCCGGTGACCAGCAAGCTGGTATCAGTAGTTGCTGAAGTGGAGAAGCCGGTAACGGTGAGGGTGCCTCTGGGCTGTACCATTGAAGATGTGGTGAACCTGGCCGGCGGCACGACGGTAAAAGATCCTGTCTATTTTGTGGGCGGGCCCATGATGGGATTTATCGGAAGCGGCTCTCAGCAGATTACAAAGACGACAAATGCAGTATTGGTCCTGCCAAAGGATCACAATATTGTGATGAAGAAGCAGAGAAAAGCTTCGATAGATTTGAAACGGGCGGCGTCTATCTGCTGCCAGTGTGAGACTTGTACGGATCTGTGCCCGCGCCATGCGCTGGGGCATCCGATTACGCCCCACCTGTTCATGCGTTCTGCATCCAATAAGGATTTCCAGGATCTGAACCCGTTTTTACATACGATGTTCTGTTCCTCCTGCGGAGTGTGTGAGATGTACGCATGTCCCCAGGATCTGGCTCCCCGCTCCCTGATGGCGGATTATAAAGGGGGACTGAGGAAAAATGGCATCAAGCCGCCTCAGGCGGAGGCCAAACCGGTTGAAGCGGCCAGGGAATACCGGAAGGTTCCGGAGGAGCGCCTGATGGCGCGGCTGGGTCTGACGAAATATGATAAAGATGCCCCTCTCGACGATCAGGTAGTGAAGATGAAAGCTGTGAAAGTGCTGTTAAGTCAGCATATCGGCGCGCCGGCAGTACCTGTTGTGAAGGCGGGCGATACTGTGGCAGAGGGGCAGCTGATTGCGCAGCCTGCCAAAGGCCTGAGCGTCGGCATACATGCCTCGATCTCCGGACGGGTCAATGAAGTCACCGATAAGTACATCGGAATCGTGTGCAAGTAG
- the pduL gene encoding phosphate propanoyltransferase: MDTNNIELITKLVVEAINKSETSKHGFLVPVGVSARHVHLTQEHVEVLFGPGYQLTKKKDLMGGQFASNEQVTLVGLKLRAIENVRILGPVRKASQVEVSATDALKLGIKAPVRESGDIAGSAPIALVGPKGALYLKEGCIIAMRHIHMSPQDAMAAGVNNGDVVSVKADNERGTVFNHVKIRVDDSFTLEMHIDTDEANAAKIAQGDTVTILK; this comes from the coding sequence TTGGATACAAATAATATTGAACTGATTACCAAACTGGTAGTCGAAGCGATCAATAAGAGTGAGACTTCCAAACATGGGTTTCTCGTTCCGGTCGGCGTATCTGCAAGGCACGTCCATCTGACACAGGAGCATGTGGAAGTGCTGTTCGGACCAGGCTATCAGCTGACGAAGAAGAAAGACCTGATGGGAGGCCAGTTTGCTTCTAATGAGCAGGTGACTCTGGTGGGACTGAAGCTGCGCGCGATTGAGAATGTCCGCATTTTAGGGCCGGTCAGAAAAGCTTCTCAGGTAGAAGTATCTGCAACAGATGCCCTGAAGCTGGGAATCAAAGCCCCGGTCCGTGAATCGGGAGATATTGCGGGAAGCGCCCCGATTGCGCTGGTAGGTCCTAAAGGTGCGCTTTATCTGAAAGAAGGATGTATTATAGCAATGCGCCATATACACATGTCTCCTCAGGATGCGATGGCTGCAGGAGTGAATAACGGAGATGTGGTTTCTGTAAAGGCGGACAACGAGCGGGGGACTGTGTTTAATCACGTAAAGATCCGCGTGGACGACAGCTTTACGCTGGAGATGCATATCGATACGGATGAAGCGAATGCGGCTAAGATAGCACAGGGCGACACGGTAACGATTTTGAAATGA